The genome window aaaacacacacacacacacagagcaatctATGCGCTCCGCCCTTTACATaatattaactatgaataaaaacatACTTTTTAAAAtaacatcaaatacatatatacatttaAGCAAGataacgtaacaataaacttacaacaacaaatacaaaaataaaatttaaaaaaacccacacacataaGCACCTTAAGGACAATACCATGCAGATAGataaacaacacacaataaaaataatcatataCAATCAATGTTGGAAATTCcccacttaaacacacacatacactgtgtCACTGAGACACACGACACATCCTGTACATCCTGCCATCTCTTAAACAGGACGCCTTCAGGCTTGGCTGGGTTATTCGACAGGCTAGTTTTTCAAGAAACCGCTGACACTGACTTAAATTAACACAACACAGTACTTGGTTCTCTCTCCGGGCAGTAAATTGTTTGCAGCAAGGATTTTCCAAGTCAAGTTCTTGCCgcctggtttaaaaaaaaatacacgtTCATCTTGAAAAAAGACTGGTAAGATTGATTATATCTCGCTGTTGTCACTTTGTATGTTATACAAATGTAATTTTATTGTCCAGCTGCCACTTTGGCGCGTcagtgtgtgagtttgtgtgtgtcagtttgtgtgtgtcagtttgtgtgtgtcagtttgtgtatgtgtgtgcgtgtgtgtgtgtgacagtgtgtgtgcctgtgtgtgtgtgtgtgtgtgtgtgtgtgtgtgtgtgcagcttgTCAATAGGATTATTGAGAATTATTATTTCGCTTGTAGTAACAGTAAATTTAACAGCACAGAGATGTTTTGTGGTATTTATTGAAACACGATTGTTTTCTCTaccttcacaaacaaacaatataaATGTACCAATTGTCTTCCCTATTGTCAGTATGACCAGAGTCTCTGGTATGACCATTATCGCATGAGACCTCGGGACTCCAAAAAAACTCGTCCGAAATTCACTGTAAAGACTGAAGTAAAGACAGCTTCGCGTAATACTTTTTGATTGTTGCCGATTATATTTTATTGGTTCCAGTGGACGTGTAGAAACCAACACTTGCagagaatgtatgtgtgtgtgtgtgtgtgtgtgtgtgtgtgtgtgtgtgcgggcgagccTGCGTACGTGCtagtgcgtgtgtaaatgtgggTGTCTGTATTCATGAGTgatttaccccgccatttaggcagcaataCGCCgcagcatgcagggtattttccgacgtgtttctataacccaccgaactctgacatggattacaggatctttttcgtgcgcacttggtcttgtgcttgcgtgtacacacgggggtgttcggacaccgaggagagtctgcacacaaagttgactctgagaaataaatctggggacgaactcacgctgacagcggccaactggatacaaatccagcgcgctaccgactgagctacatccccgcccttaaggcctgtccagacactgaCTCCaggccgaccctgtccacatttgacttatgctcaaaacggcgcgCCGCAGcgtgctatgatcgcgaagcgttatttgcagaagaatagcgcgtgttctaatttctatgacacagacatagaacgacggaaatttgaccaatcagagcaaaccagagcgatgacgtcaggtgacccgctccactgataccgcgttgtgaaaagaatcgtcgatgtgtggccactcggcaaatcccgcgcgacgcacaaaacggcctgcggcgcatagagcgtaaaacggcgtccaagtCTGGACAGGGCTTTAGGCTGTCagtgaatgtgcgtgtgtgttttaaacCGCCTGACCCCACAAGGCAATTTTCCTTCTTGTTATGAGGACATCAACATCtttgagtctttgagtctttagtgtgtgtgtgtgtgtgtgtgtgtgtgtgtgtgtgtgtgtgtgtgtgtgtgtgtgtgtgtgtgtgtgtcaattatGTATGTGTATCagtctcagtgtgtgtggtgtgtgttggcGATTTTTTCATTCTTTGCATTGTGCACGCTTTTCAGATGCCGTCACTTACAGAGTTCGGGCTTCTGGTAGCTCTGGGACTGATGACAGCCCTGGTGTTTCAAGGCTACTACTTCCCTGGAACACCGGGTCAGACTACATCGCAGTCTGATGGTCGACCAGGGAAAGCTGATCCTGATGGCTACCAGTTTGATCCTGAGAAAGTAAGAATGGTATGTCAGGCATTACACATAAAAGCTTGTTGAGTTTTTGAACTGAACCTGATCTCAAGTTGTAAAGTTGACCAGTTTggtaaaacttgacttgactctgATTAATTTCTTCTGCTGTGTCTTCTTTTAATTAGTTGTCCCTTACATTTTGAAAGCTTGTCGAGTTTTTCAACTGAACCTGCTCCCAAGTTGTAAAGTTGACCAGTTTcgtaaaacttgacttgactctgATTAATTTTATCTGCTGTGTCTTCTTTTAATTATTTGTCCCTTCCGTTTTTATCCGTTCGATTTTGAGGGAGCcgttatttgagcggcggtcacgtgatccctttAAGGTGATCCAGATTGTCACTTGGACGGCCTtaaatggcatagacagtttgaatgaaGTGACATGTTAATTCATGCTTTAACTTGTGTGCGAGATTTGTTGCAAGAATTGTTTTGCTAAGTTTAGATCATTAAAGTGGGCATGAGTCGGATGACAATACACTGCAGAACCACCTGGTTGTTTAGTCGCGTGCTAACAGTAGAACAAATATTGCCAAGCCAAGCCTTTCCAACACAGATCACATCCGTATCATCTCATCGAGTGCGTCGTGTTTTCAGCTGAGCGAGACTGTCAAGTTGAACTGGTGCAAGGAAAATCCAGATCGCTGCCCCATGGGGAAGTTTCCTACCGAAGGACCGGAAGCGGACTTGGTCAGACACCTCAGCGCCGCGCACGACACCCTGATTCCCTCTTCTATAAACGTTGGACAGGGAAACGATGGGTTTTGGCCTCCAACACCAGATCCGCTTGTTCCTAGTTCTGTTTTGGATAACGATCGCTGTTGTCCGACGTAAGTttatgtctatgtctgtctgtatgtccatTTATGCGTCTAGTCCGTCCGTGTGTCTGGCTGTCTTGCCGTCTATTTTCCTATCTTTTGATgaaggggaagggctcctaatatggaccggctcctaatatggaccaccttctgttctgacaaactaacggcgctagagcgctcaaaaaagttgtattcgctgtattcaccctctctggataacttgcacatgtcagaacagttgcagaaacagaaatctcaaaaccgtttggctttttctctttttttcacttttggcagcgttcactctaaatttgccgcctaaaacggactcgtttctgtccacagccaaagcttttatcacgttaaaattaatagtaaaagtcctacggttttgagccattaaggacttgagtgtttgtccgctttcaagcttttatcacacaaaaattgctataatttatatgacagctaaaaccgtatttgttacattctagcagtgttgaccccgagtttctactgcaaacaaaaaataatagcaaaatctcaaagtatgtgcgagtcccctaatatggaccaccttcaacaaatcgaagaaaataaaagctaaaggctattttcattaattcattaagaagcttgctggaaataacctataactagccctcgagatttaaaaaaaatgcaacaaaaagtcttcttttcgtggaagttgatagtttcacttcaaacttcaagaataagtataTTAGGACTTCACATGACgaaatgtatgtatatatgtatgcatctatgtatctcaacaggtttggggggatgtgtcaaaatgtgtcaaaatcagctagcccagaatgaccccgcggtcaaaactgactaggccagtcagttttgaccctcccccccccttcaaactccAATATCAttttccaacaaatattgtccacatttacgtttaattcgttttaaaaggtcttaacGTACTTATTCTCGTAAGTTTAAAGGGGGGGttaaaactgactggcctagtcagttttgacccggGGGTCATTCTAGGCTAGCTAATTTTGaccaaacttgtggagatgcatagattcattcattcatgcgtacatttcgttttaaaaggtcctagtgtacttaatcttgaagtttcaaaggaagcgtcaaaactgtttatttttatttttttaaattttagatAATTTTTCCAAcgaatattttattttatttttccaatatcattttccaacaaatattgtccacatttacattcaattcgttttaaaaggtcctaacgtacttattcttgaagtttgaagggggggtcaaaattggctagcccagaatgacctcccggtcaaatcAGCTAGTCCAGAATGACCTCCCcgtcaaaactgactatgtgtcaaaatggcctGTTACACCGGCTTAAAATTTTGTGCAAGCgtggggagagcgtgcagcttcccgaCCCCACCCCGATCAAACCACGCAAAAGCTATGTTTCCATTTAGCGACGCGGCGGCGGCACGATGGCGATAAACTCGCGATGCCGCTAGCGAATTTCGCTATGAGTGTTTCCAGTTAAAGCGGCGCGGCTGGcggatttttgttctttctggcTTGACTTCTTCTTATAAATCGGTCAAAAACTCACACAACCATACCGTATTCAAGAGAAACTTTATTTGAAGCTACTTATGTTGGTTAAAAAAGACGAGAAATGTAAGAAAAACCCTCTTTTGTTTCAACAAAATGCTCAAAAAGCGGAAGGAACACGGTGCCTTTGACAACCTTTGACATTTTTTTGCTGGACTATGTTCAGCTTAGGGAATACATGTATGTGACGAAAACTAAGTCAAAATCGACAATAAACctggttgtggggggggggggagggtcctCGAATGTTTGGAAGGACTTAGACCTGTTGATGCATGTTGATGCTGTATTTAACTTCAATGGTCAGGCAGATGTTATATCGGGAATATTTTGATGAGCACTCGGACGCTACGTATTCCAAACTTCCCAGACACTGTACACCAGCCCACATTGTCTATTGATCATTCGTTATGTGTTCAACAGAAATAATTCCTTTCTGCCGATGATCGGCAAAAAGACGAATTTCATCAACCAAATTTGCATTTTCCCGCCCTACAAGGATTGGCCGACCCAGATTGTTTCCATCGGTTCCTGTTACGGGTACGTATGGCAGATGGAATCAAATTCGCCACAAAGTGAATTTGTTTCTTAATGGCCTTTTTATCTTGCTCTTTAGTTCGAAGATAGCCTATAGTCATAAACAGAGGTGCAAATAATTATGTAGTCGATACGTAATATGTTCGACGCGAGGGAGTCTGCTTCTGATAAGCTTAACAAAGTAAATTGTAATAATTCAGGGTTCGTACTGGTGCTTGAAATCCTTGAAAGTGCTTGAATTTGGAGGGGTCAGTTTCAAGGCCTTGAAAGTGCTTAACAAATTGGCAAGATCCTTGAAAGTCCTTAAATACTCTAATGCTGCAAAGTGATTACACAACAACCACCCATAATTGCAAGGATTTATTATTTGACAACCTCAAAGAAAAAGTTTAACAGTACCCTTTTGAGTCTGTTTTCTTCAAAACCATCGTCTGCTACGAATCTGTCGCCTTTTGACAAAAATTAAATCATTAGCTTTTGAGCATCCAATGATTTAAATCGGCGTGTGGGAAGGGGGTATGATAAACAGTGAGTGTTTCATTGCAAGCCTTGAAGGTAAGAGGGTGCTTGATTTTGTCTTCAGAAGGTCttgaaagtccttgaaaagTCCTTGAATtttagaacaacaacaacactgtacGAACCCTGATTGTTCTATAAGTTTAAGAAGTATTTCGGCCAAAAATAGCAAATAAATCAGGGCTCATTGTGCTAATGTTCTACTACTTGTGCGCTACTTGAGAACGGAGTAAACCTTTCCGCTAAAATATGTACTGATTTTATTGtggatataaaaaaaatcaacaatcaAATGATCAAGACGTAAGGGGAATAGAGTTtagaatacacacaaaaacagcaactTTACTGGTAGATTAATACACTGTACAACGACTTTGCACCAACTTTTGAAACTAAATatcaagaaagaaacaaaaacaatcataaCATTAAACGTATTACTGTGATAAATAAACGTTGTACAAATCCATTCCATCCAAGATTAGGATTCCTTTTACCACAGGAAAAATATCAAATACTCCTACCACTGAACGTGCTAAATTGTGAACCGTGGCGCTTCTCATACCCTTTAGTATGGAGTAATAGCCTTCGCACAAGAATTCTTACTGATTAAATTGGTAacattaaataaaaaataaaaactggtCTCAATCAGATATATACTAATGCTGTTATATTTTGAATTTGGAGCACGCCGGTAAATTTTGGCGAGTGAACTATTTTACTGTTATTGCCTGTTCTTAGGGAAAAACGCCAGGGGTAAAAATTTTGAGGACAAACATTGTCTCTTGTTGCTTTGTACTGTGCGATTTAGGGGTTGCAATTATGTCATCACAGACGATTAATACCTTGAAATTAGCATTCACAAATCTTACGAGTTATCTTTTAATACTTTTAAAACCTCACCCCGTCTTCCTGGTGTACCTGTGTGGAGACTGAATGTATGGATTCATTTTAGCTAAAACTTTGAAAGTGATTAAACTTGGAAACCGACTGAGCTACCAGCGTAACAGATGAGCATACTCTTATTCCCAACACTGTAATTTTTACAGAAGCAGCCCGATAGGGTGCACACAAGTAAATGGAGCTTGCGAAC of Littorina saxatilis isolate snail1 unplaced genomic scaffold, US_GU_Lsax_2.0 scaffold_1873, whole genome shotgun sequence contains these proteins:
- the LOC138957745 gene encoding uncharacterized protein isoform X2; this translates as MPSLTEFGLLVALGLMTALVFQGYYFPGTPGQTTSQSDGRPGKADPDGYQFDPEKLSETVKLNWCKENPDRCPMGKFPTEGPEADLVRHLSAAHDTLIPSSINVGQGNDGFWPPTPDPLVPSSVLDNDRCCPTNNSFLPMIGKKTNFINQICIFPPYKDWPTQIVSIGSCYGSSPIGCTQVNGACEQATRYVQLLCRFELTNRVRYTWFEANSYCTCSYSAPP
- the LOC138957745 gene encoding uncharacterized protein isoform X1, which gives rise to MPSLTEFGLLVALGLMTALVFQGYYFPGTPGQTTSQSDGRPGKADPDGYQFDPEKVRMLSETVKLNWCKENPDRCPMGKFPTEGPEADLVRHLSAAHDTLIPSSINVGQGNDGFWPPTPDPLVPSSVLDNDRCCPTNNSFLPMIGKKTNFINQICIFPPYKDWPTQIVSIGSCYGSSPIGCTQVNGACEQATRYVQLLCRFELTNRVRYTWFEANSYCTCSYSAPP